One window from the genome of Oreochromis niloticus isolate F11D_XX linkage group LG20, O_niloticus_UMD_NMBU, whole genome shotgun sequence encodes:
- the nlrc3l gene encoding protein NLRC3, which yields MDPDTEVESIFLKEDEMDEEDEEKEKWKRPPSSYGSMKSESDDMEDNVEEKQEAADVVAKLPEPRAPTGTGIQIKDRSESPETLYTMTTQQTKPPGAVVIETSSVDLEDFYEDEEDEEEDEYLITNSPEPPEPIEPDDPMPDENSQPGRLHPEQDLPHIFRNIQSTLSQLSWEEMLKFKSWFYQWEPDLKLNQMHDGDILDFVDRLLEVLGQDRALTHTITSLENINKKPEAEELSNKCKRALMRFRLQQALFRKHQVIREGVIQAGKQNFLDKVFVEPEISTSGCGGIYPTHDLRPPPSPVPVPSPDTFIGLNNLIRLKKDDGAPVRTVVTTGLPGIGMSVCVGKFCLDWAEQRANKDIQFVIKLSFRSLWVLRNKHLPPSQTMSIMEIIEYFHSDCKDVKPFLEEDECKFLIIMDSFDRYQSPLDWENASVINDNDTPAHPDVLVVNIIRGTVLRGARLWILGRRGAVSQIPSKFIDAVTEIQGFNDDMKESYLKNRWQSNTDLGAKILCHFKRLPTLVMAARHPFVCWMVATVFERCYRYRGYGKDPPRLTPFYVNILMVQMNRRLQFYYDKRENELKWSTDDKNLVVQLGRMALKMLEKDTSVFYEDDVREYSLTLNEVAVLCGMCTALPAPAADGRTVYSFIHFTFQEFMAALYVFTMFRTEEKNVLDSGILHMPKIFASKEQTKSIAGLIQCALVRTFNHPLGHFDMFLRFLCGLLSPDCHDNQLCGYLFRQNAPKVGGLDQAQRLLEQTIQKAPPERVDNLKECLREMTQSDE from the exons ATGGACCCGGACACTGAAGTTGAAAG CATTTTCCTGAAAGAGGATGAGATGGATGAGGAGGACGAGGAGAAAGAGAAGTGGAAAAGGCCACCATCCAGCTACGGTTCAATGAAGAGCGAGAGTGACGACATGGAGGACAACGTGGAAGAGAAGCAGGAAGCCGCAGACGTGGTAGCAAAACTGCCTGAACCGAGAGCTCCCACAGGGACAGG GATACAGATCAAGGATCGCTCCGAGTCTCCAGAAACCCTGTACACCATGACCACGCAGCAGACCAAACCGCCCGGAGCTGTGGTCATTGAGACCAg CTCTGTTGATCTGGAAGACTTTTATGAAGACgaagaggatgaggaagaaGATGAGTATTTAATAACTAATTCTCCAGAACCGCCTGAGCCCATTGAACCAGATGATCCAATGCCTGACGAGAACAGCCAGCCCGGCAGGCTACACCCAGAACAGGACCTGCCTCATATCTTTAGG AATATTCAGAGCACTCTGAGCCAGCTGTCCTGGGAAGAAATGCTGAAATTCAAGTCGTGGTTTTATCAGTGGGAGCCTGACCTGAAGCTGAACCAGATGCACGATGGAGACATCCTGGACTTTGTAGACCGGCTGTTGGAGGTCCTCG GACAAGATCGAGCTCTGACTCACACAATAACGAGTCTGGAAAATATCAACAAGAAGCCAGAAGCAGAGGAGCTGTCAAACAAGTGTAAGAGAG CGTTGATGCGTTTCCGATTGCAGCAGGCTTTATTCAGAAAACATCAAGTCATCCGTGAGGGAGTGATTCAAGCTGGGAAGCAGAACTTTCTAGACAAGGTCTTTGTGGAGCCGGAGATTTCCACCTCTGGTTGTGGAGGAATTTATCCCACCCATGATTTACGACCACCTCCGTCCCCTGTCCCGGTCCCCAGCCCTGACACCTTTATTGGACTGAACAATCTGATCCGACTAAAGAAAGATGACGGCGCTCCGGTGAGGACGGTGGTGACCACAGGGCTTCCGGGAATtggcatgagtgtgtgtgtgggaaaaTTCTGCCTGGATTGGGCCGAACAGCGGGCCAATAAG GATATCCAGTTTGTCATCAAACTTTCATTCAGATCTTTGTGGGTCCTGCGAAACAAACACCTCCCTCCTTCTCAGACGATGTCCATCATGGAAATCATTGAATATTTTCATTCTGACTGCAAAGACGTAAAGCCTTTCCTGGAAGAGGACGAATGTAAATTTCTCATCATAATGGACTCATTTGATCGTTACCAGAGTCCTTTGGACTGGGAG AATGCTTCAGTCATAAATGACAACGACACTCCGGCACATCCTGACGTCCTGGTTGTAAACATCATCAGAGGTACTGTGCTCCGCGGCGCCCGCCTCTGGATCCTGGGCAGACGGGGGGCTGTCTCACAGATACCTTCCAAGTTCATCGATGCGGTCACAGAAATACAGGGCTTCAA CGATGACATGAAAGAGTCCTACCTGAAGAATCGCTGGCAGAGCAATACGGATCTGGGAGCAAAGATCTTGTGTCATTTTAAGCGCCTCCCCACACTTGTCATGGCCGCTCGCCACCCGTTTGTCTGCTGGATGGTGGCCACGGTGTTTGAGCGTTGCTACCGTTACCGGGGCTACGGGAAGGATCCTCCCAGACTGACGCCGTTCTACGTCAACATTTTGATGGTCCAGATGAATCGCAGGCTGCAGTTTTACTATGACAAGAGAGAAAATGAGCTG AAATGGTCCACTGATGATAAGAACCTGGTGGTACAGTTGGGAAGGATGGCCCTGAAAATGCTGGAGAAGGATACCAGCGTGTTCTATGAAGACGATGTGAGGGAGTACAGCCTGACGTTGAACGAGGTGGCCGTGTTGTGCGGCATGTGCACTGCGCTCCCCGCCCCAGCTGCCGATGGGAGGACAGTGTACTCCTTTATCCACTTCACCTTCCAG GAGTTCATGGCTGCTTTGTATGTCTTCACAATGTTTCGCACAGAGGAGAAGAACGTCCTGGACTCTGGGATCTTGCACATGCCCAAGATCTTTGCATCCAAAGAACAAACCAAATCCATCGCAGGCCTGATCCAGTGTGCGTTGGTGCGAACCTTTAACCACCCACTGGGTCACTTTGACATGTTCCTGCGCTTTCTGTGTGGCCTGCTTTCCCCGGACTGCCATGACAATCAGCTCTGCGGCTACCTCTTCCGCCAGAACGCCCCTAAGGTTGGAGGACTGGATCAAGCACAGAGGCTGCTGGAGCAGACCATACAGAAGGCTCCACCTGAAAGGGTGGATAACCTGAAGGAGTGCCTTAGAGAGATGACACAGAGCGATGAGTGA